In Leptodesmis sichuanensis A121, the following are encoded in one genomic region:
- a CDS encoding DUF4870 domain-containing protein, with protein MQSQSTVDISKRKLLSSLAHGSIFFSGLVVSIGVPIAVMVVSDDPVVKENAREAINFHFNVWLYGLILVPLSFITLGLAGGIWWLVHWGLTIWAIIHCLNVPEQPFRYPFIFRPL; from the coding sequence ATGCAATCTCAAAGCACTGTTGATATTAGCAAGCGGAAGTTACTGTCGTCCCTGGCTCACGGGTCAATCTTCTTCAGTGGTTTAGTCGTGTCAATTGGCGTTCCGATCGCTGTAATGGTTGTTTCCGATGATCCAGTTGTGAAGGAGAATGCCAGAGAAGCGATCAACTTTCACTTCAACGTCTGGTTATACGGTCTGATCCTGGTTCCCCTTTCCTTTATTACCTTGGGACTGGCGGGTGGTATCTGGTGGTTAGTTCACTGGGGCCTGACTATCTGGGCAATTATTCATTGTCTCAACGTTCCTGAGCAGCCGTTCCGTTATCCCTTTATCTTCCGGCCCCTTTAA